A genome region from Halosegnis longus includes the following:
- a CDS encoding RNA ligase family protein, producing the protein MEIPKYPSIRYPSSDEAKGLLDNGTTVEITEKLDGANIRFAINDGELIIGSRNHTYGVGEDHAELEDFPSAFEHARDWLARYFIPDALDEPERWVFYGESMHEHTITYDAFEGRHPDPQEKFPANVLVFDIYDRETEQFVDRGKFLELAGDTLLETVPHFGTRPASSIREEGVSVPQSRLRETDNDADMAFDADGLAEGVVLRNIDTGARAKMVHDSFREQHRSPSSSSSIPSTPAEQFVETYLTDARIRKEMHKLVDEGHFDGLTMEMMTELPRRVITDAVEENAWGIMNDDIDLDTDSKGEIRSVASKQCVRVLKDEVQSI; encoded by the coding sequence ATGGAGATTCCGAAGTATCCGTCGATACGGTACCCGAGTAGTGATGAAGCCAAGGGCCTCCTCGATAATGGGACGACCGTCGAGATAACCGAGAAACTCGATGGGGCGAACATCCGGTTCGCGATCAACGACGGAGAACTCATCATCGGATCGCGTAATCATACCTACGGAGTCGGTGAGGACCACGCCGAGCTCGAAGATTTCCCGAGTGCCTTCGAGCATGCACGGGACTGGCTCGCCCGATACTTCATCCCGGACGCTCTCGACGAGCCTGAGCGGTGGGTCTTCTACGGTGAGTCGATGCACGAGCATACGATCACGTACGACGCATTCGAGGGGCGACATCCAGACCCACAGGAGAAGTTCCCCGCCAACGTGCTCGTCTTCGACATCTACGATCGGGAGACCGAGCAGTTCGTCGATCGGGGGAAGTTCCTCGAACTCGCTGGCGATACGCTTCTCGAGACTGTCCCACACTTCGGTACCAGGCCAGCATCGAGCATCCGTGAGGAAGGAGTTTCGGTACCCCAGAGTCGGCTTCGAGAGACAGACAATGATGCCGACATGGCATTCGATGCGGACGGGCTTGCCGAGGGTGTCGTGCTCCGGAACATCGACACAGGGGCACGGGCGAAGATGGTCCACGATTCGTTCAGAGAGCAGCACAGGTCACCGTCGTCATCGTCGTCTATTCCCTCTACACCGGCCGAGCAGTTCGTCGAGACGTATCTGACCGACGCTCGAATCCGGAAGGAGATGCACAAGCTCGTCGACGAAGGCCACTTCGACGGGCTGACGATGGAGATGATGACCGAGCTCCCGCGTCGCGTCATCACTGACGCGGTCGAGGAGAATGCGTGGGGCATCATGAACGACGACATCGATCTGGACACGGACTCGAAGGGAGAGATCCGCTCGGTCGCCTCCAAGCAGTGTGTGCGTGTCCTGAAAGACGAGGTGCAGTCGATATGA
- a CDS encoding cytidine deaminase family protein has product MSQRLPNPRVVSSHEQLISIADQAREKAFAPYSEFTVGAAIKTEQGTYHGANIEVSGRQTSIHAEAMAIFSAVMAGASEFSHMVVSSARTEAPCGLCQHTLTQFTDTLDITVVGEDGESESYELSELTGDAYTATTRHPGNGHVVDDDGEDTADTDDTDDTDDTGSTDPLVSDAPPSTASITEWVRITIADSLEPDAIHWFDTYTGQLDGELVGLDKAVVYTVKRHDVGTYIEVSDRIDGASDEHVRKMLMELHDQNLITYDANGSLTVTNIARTTYFE; this is encoded by the coding sequence ATGTCACAGCGACTTCCGAATCCACGTGTTGTTTCGAGTCATGAACAACTCATTTCGATTGCTGATCAGGCGCGAGAAAAGGCATTCGCGCCATACTCCGAATTCACCGTTGGCGCAGCGATCAAGACCGAGCAAGGCACATATCACGGTGCGAATATCGAGGTATCTGGCCGACAGACTTCGATTCACGCTGAAGCGATGGCGATCTTCTCCGCAGTGATGGCTGGTGCTAGTGAGTTCTCACACATGGTCGTGTCGAGCGCACGAACTGAGGCGCCGTGTGGTCTCTGCCAGCATACACTCACCCAGTTCACCGACACGCTCGATATCACCGTTGTCGGCGAAGACGGCGAATCTGAATCCTACGAGCTGAGTGAGCTCACCGGTGACGCCTATACGGCGACGACACGCCATCCGGGTAACGGGCACGTCGTCGATGACGATGGTGAGGACACGGCGGACACAGACGACACTGATGACACAGACGACACTGGGAGCACGGACCCGTTGGTCAGTGACGCACCACCAAGCACAGCATCGATCACCGAGTGGGTTCGGATCACCATCGCTGACTCACTCGAACCTGACGCTATCCATTGGTTCGACACATACACCGGTCAACTCGATGGTGAGCTCGTTGGCCTCGACAAGGCGGTCGTGTACACGGTCAAACGACACGACGTTGGCACATACATCGAAGTCTCCGACCGCATCGATGGTGCGTCCGATGAGCATGTTCGCAAGATGCTGATGGAGCTACACGACCAGAACCTCATCACGTATGATGCAAACGGCTCTCTCACCGTGACGAACATCGCCAGAACGACCTACTTCGAGTAA
- a CDS encoding DNA polymerase beta superfamily protein yields the protein MSNVLDAELRKIERETGVHVIADAEYGSTATGLDGPNSDLDVMFVYLNAHSRHVAGNQPDTITRTSDTEDIELTGWSLEKFVGSDSGILSSNPSVMEFINSPSRRTFSERVDGFEQLCRYAESEFKPLALIKHYNSFATSNHHRYLKDRYKLAEDATWADIRELSPPSLPDPPRFGVDEEESFIGPNETTIAYRATETRESTIPTRAAVEAGYLVRAASDRTPKRALTVIDALLRSLYVEFEHELPPANFDELQESVGVLMDGDIPGPKIDHLKEAKRTGDGDEISYHIPVNWIESKLDRTFAYDDHVDRTPYSETVDDWVERIVQSIAYGVQ from the coding sequence ATGAGCAATGTGCTTGATGCAGAACTGCGGAAAATCGAACGGGAGACCGGCGTCCACGTGATCGCTGACGCTGAGTACGGGTCGACGGCCACTGGCCTCGACGGCCCCAACTCCGACCTCGACGTGATGTTCGTCTACCTCAACGCACACTCACGTCATGTTGCTGGCAATCAGCCGGATACCATCACGCGCACGAGCGATACCGAAGACATCGAGCTCACCGGCTGGAGTCTCGAGAAGTTCGTGGGGAGTGACTCGGGGATTCTCTCCTCGAACCCCTCGGTCATGGAGTTCATCAACAGTCCGTCGCGACGCACCTTCAGTGAGCGCGTCGACGGGTTCGAGCAGCTCTGTCGGTATGCCGAATCGGAGTTCAAGCCACTGGCGCTCATCAAGCACTACAACTCCTTCGCGACATCCAACCACCATCGCTATCTGAAAGACCGGTACAAGCTCGCCGAGGATGCAACGTGGGCCGACATTCGAGAACTGTCGCCACCCTCACTTCCCGACCCACCGAGATTCGGTGTCGACGAAGAAGAGTCGTTTATCGGGCCGAACGAAACGACAATCGCCTACCGGGCGACTGAGACCCGAGAATCCACGATTCCAACCAGAGCAGCTGTCGAGGCTGGGTATCTCGTTCGGGCAGCGAGTGACCGGACACCCAAACGGGCGCTCACGGTCATCGACGCACTCCTTCGATCGCTGTACGTCGAGTTCGAACATGAGCTCCCGCCAGCCAACTTCGATGAACTCCAAGAATCGGTCGGCGTGCTCATGGATGGCGACATTCCGGGCCCGAAGATCGACCATCTCAAAGAAGCGAAGCGTACCGGAGATGGGGACGAGATAAGCTATCATATCCCGGTCAACTGGATCGAGTCGAAACTCGACCGCACGTTCGCCTACGACGATCACGTCGACCGGACGCCCTACAGTGAGACCGTCGATGACTGGGTGGAGCGCATCGTCCAGTCCATCGCGTACGGGGTCCAGTAG
- a CDS encoding ParA family protein has translation MTARVAMYSAKGGTGKTTTAINLMGACAAQGLDVLLVDIDPQGNATEALGFYDEWDATAPTMFDVLLDGADPEPLLLEHEECTVLPSNMDLLTIERELAYDHKADKPVLSYLDQALAQVDDEFDLTIIDCPPSFGFLTDSALYAAGSVVIPALAESTSQRAVELLLKQIVRLEGEVNAKDSPDAYDPLRVAEVAAVANRVETTGDAERMVEWMQTTFSGTPVFEVRKRVALRRAIENHRSIHAHNESCDMESVYDDLAETVLDHVGIDHQTTETPQISNE, from the coding sequence ATGACCGCTCGCGTCGCGATGTACTCCGCGAAGGGTGGGACCGGGAAGACGACAACGGCGATCAATCTCATGGGTGCCTGTGCTGCACAGGGACTCGATGTCCTCCTGGTCGACATCGACCCGCAGGGCAACGCAACTGAAGCGCTTGGCTTCTACGACGAGTGGGACGCCACGGCGCCAACGATGTTCGATGTCCTCCTCGATGGTGCTGACCCGGAGCCACTGCTCCTCGAGCACGAGGAGTGTACCGTTTTGCCCTCGAACATGGACCTCCTCACGATCGAACGTGAGCTCGCGTACGACCACAAGGCCGACAAGCCGGTCCTCTCGTATCTGGACCAGGCCCTCGCGCAGGTAGACGACGAGTTCGACCTGACGATCATCGACTGCCCACCGAGCTTTGGCTTCCTGACCGACTCGGCACTGTATGCAGCCGGGTCGGTTGTCATTCCAGCGCTGGCTGAATCGACGAGTCAGCGTGCCGTGGAGCTACTCTTGAAACAGATCGTCCGGCTCGAGGGTGAGGTGAACGCCAAGGACTCCCCGGATGCGTACGACCCGCTGCGCGTCGCCGAGGTCGCTGCTGTGGCCAACCGTGTCGAGACGACGGGCGATGCCGAGCGAATGGTCGAGTGGATGCAGACGACGTTCAGCGGAACGCCAGTGTTCGAAGTTCGAAAGCGAGTCGCCCTCCGTCGCGCGATCGAGAACCATCGGTCGATCCACGCGCACAACGAGTCGTGTGACATGGAGTCAGTGTACGACGACCTGGCCGAGACTGTTCTCGACCACGTCGGTATCGACCACCAGACAACCGAGACACCACAAATCTCCAATGAGTGA
- the thyX gene encoding FAD-dependent thymidylate synthase has protein sequence MNVQLKTEYSTERPDEAVAFCARGDHMSDSLVDMSFDDAMDGTPKEHREFLASLLSAGHFGPFEHAQAVFAVEGISRVVMAQATRHRHMSFDVQSLRYTEPETVEFERPETVTDEDRARMQFTQEDAAVAYQRMIENGVEPEDARYALPMGTKVNMTFSANLRSLFHFDDLRDNAKAQDETVTFARAVWDELESWAPKSTSVYREKTNNNSLRAP, from the coding sequence ATGAATGTGCAACTGAAGACCGAGTACAGTACCGAGCGTCCAGATGAGGCTGTCGCGTTTTGCGCACGTGGAGACCACATGTCTGACTCACTCGTCGACATGAGCTTCGACGATGCGATGGACGGGACACCGAAGGAGCATCGTGAGTTCCTCGCATCGCTCCTGTCGGCCGGCCACTTCGGCCCGTTCGAACACGCACAAGCTGTGTTCGCCGTTGAGGGCATCAGTCGGGTCGTGATGGCACAAGCGACGCGACACCGACACATGAGCTTCGATGTCCAGAGCCTCCGCTACACGGAGCCAGAGACCGTCGAGTTCGAGCGCCCAGAGACTGTTACTGACGAAGACCGGGCGCGCATGCAGTTCACGCAGGAAGATGCTGCAGTGGCGTACCAACGGATGATCGAGAACGGTGTCGAGCCAGAGGACGCCCGCTATGCGCTCCCGATGGGAACGAAGGTCAACATGACGTTCTCTGCGAACCTTCGGTCACTGTTCCACTTCGACGATCTTCGCGACAATGCGAAGGCACAGGATGAGACCGTCACGTTTGCCCGTGCAGTGTGGGACGAGCTCGAATCGTGGGCCCCCAAATCGACCAGCGTGTACCGTGAAAAGACCAACAACAACTCGCTGCGCGCGCCTTAA
- a CDS encoding adenosylcobalamin-dependent ribonucleoside-diphosphate reductase: MSAEPTLTVPTLSEDPDAPTEERLTPNVIHGLVDRYAQYDENGEVMEDWDDIFHRVAKNIAVADAIHSTETVYVESDVLADWVDRVDWDDQKEVDPRERFFARSSADSIVDGGTVRHELVEELGPYVSAENLREYLPATVEQTFDAQRERYEELMRARRFMPNSPTLMNAGTELQQLSACFVDSPTDDLTDIGQTQTEAAEIFHSGGGMGYAFHNLRPNGAMVSRVGESSGPMPFMNVFNANCGAIQQGGRRRGAQMGIMHVQHPDIGRFVTAKRDEDSLSNFNISVGITGEFRTAVENDEQYVLYDPESGLLSENPRAQDALVEMLHFYDPEFEDAWNDERDKPGMGLDGKVVKENFWRDHQEKMQDPEAFDQFRDRINIEEGEPLTLPARFIWRCMIDGAHNNGEPGLFNIEYTNEEHSFDIDEHPEMAVHATNPCGEQPLMDYEACNLAHVNLSLLAKPDRPMWSEFDVDAYNSTEEAISHYVEESVEVDRLRAISQDGTRFLDNVVTMSRFPLPEIEETVRSNRKIGLGLMGFAQLCVQLGIEYGSGASYALASELMRRIDLAGTEQSTQLAAERGVFENYEQSKYADLESHPEWATTHAHQYMGEVDSELPLRNRAITTIAPTGTTSMIGDTSGGCEPIYNVAYYKNVSDDVQGDEMLVEFDDYFLETLEANDLDVDAIKQEAETLMENNEFDGPSDLSTVPDELASAFTTTAELSPEQHLRIQDAFQAFCDSGISKTCNLPNDATVDDVEDAYLLALELDVKGMTVYRDGSRENQVLTTRQDNKLDDEDAELIEEVEEALADDDDDDVREQLAQLAS, from the coding sequence ATGTCAGCAGAACCTACACTAACTGTCCCAACCCTCTCCGAGGATCCCGATGCACCGACTGAAGAACGACTCACTCCCAACGTCATTCACGGGCTGGTCGACCGGTATGCCCAGTATGACGAGAACGGCGAGGTGATGGAAGACTGGGATGATATCTTCCATCGCGTTGCCAAGAATATCGCCGTAGCAGATGCGATTCACTCCACCGAGACCGTCTACGTCGAGTCTGACGTACTCGCCGACTGGGTCGACCGTGTCGACTGGGACGACCAGAAGGAAGTCGACCCGCGAGAGCGCTTCTTCGCACGATCGAGTGCCGACTCGATTGTCGACGGTGGAACCGTCCGGCACGAGCTCGTCGAAGAGCTTGGCCCGTACGTGTCTGCCGAGAACCTTCGCGAGTATCTTCCCGCAACGGTCGAGCAAACGTTCGATGCCCAACGTGAGCGGTATGAAGAGCTCATGCGTGCGCGACGATTTATGCCGAACTCGCCGACGCTGATGAACGCTGGCACGGAACTCCAGCAACTCTCTGCCTGTTTCGTCGACTCGCCGACTGACGACCTGACCGATATCGGGCAGACGCAGACCGAAGCAGCCGAGATCTTCCACTCTGGTGGAGGCATGGGATATGCCTTCCACAACCTCCGTCCAAACGGAGCGATGGTATCCCGTGTCGGTGAATCGTCCGGGCCGATGCCGTTCATGAATGTCTTCAATGCGAACTGCGGTGCAATCCAGCAGGGCGGACGTCGCCGTGGTGCCCAGATGGGCATCATGCACGTGCAGCACCCGGACATCGGGCGCTTCGTGACTGCCAAGCGTGACGAAGATTCCCTCTCGAACTTCAACATCTCGGTCGGCATCACCGGAGAGTTCCGCACGGCAGTCGAGAACGACGAACAGTACGTCCTCTACGACCCAGAGTCGGGGCTCCTCTCTGAGAACCCACGCGCACAGGATGCGCTCGTCGAGATGCTCCACTTCTACGATCCTGAGTTCGAAGACGCCTGGAACGACGAGCGTGACAAGCCCGGGATGGGCCTCGACGGGAAGGTCGTGAAGGAGAACTTCTGGCGCGACCACCAGGAGAAGATGCAGGACCCAGAGGCGTTCGATCAGTTCCGCGATCGGATCAACATCGAGGAAGGAGAACCACTCACGCTCCCGGCTCGATTCATCTGGCGCTGCATGATCGACGGGGCCCACAACAACGGTGAGCCGGGCCTGTTCAACATCGAGTACACGAACGAAGAGCACAGCTTCGACATCGATGAACACCCAGAGATGGCTGTTCACGCCACGAATCCGTGTGGTGAGCAGCCGTTGATGGACTACGAAGCATGCAATCTCGCACACGTCAATCTCTCGCTGCTGGCCAAACCCGACCGACCGATGTGGTCGGAGTTCGACGTGGACGCATACAACTCGACCGAGGAAGCCATCTCGCACTACGTCGAGGAGAGCGTCGAGGTCGACCGGCTGCGTGCGATTTCACAGGACGGGACGCGATTCCTCGACAACGTCGTGACGATGTCACGGTTCCCGCTTCCAGAGATCGAGGAAACGGTCCGGTCGAACCGGAAGATCGGGCTCGGCCTGATGGGCTTCGCACAGCTGTGTGTCCAGCTGGGAATCGAGTACGGGAGCGGAGCGTCGTACGCCCTCGCATCCGAGTTGATGCGACGTATCGACCTCGCTGGAACCGAGCAGTCGACGCAGCTCGCAGCCGAGCGTGGTGTCTTCGAGAACTACGAGCAGTCGAAGTACGCCGACCTGGAGTCTCACCCCGAGTGGGCAACAACCCACGCCCATCAGTACATGGGCGAAGTCGACAGTGAGCTCCCTCTCCGTAACCGTGCGATTACGACGATCGCGCCGACCGGGACGACCTCGATGATCGGTGACACGTCGGGTGGCTGTGAGCCGATCTACAACGTTGCCTACTACAAGAACGTCTCCGACGATGTCCAGGGCGACGAGATGCTCGTCGAGTTCGACGACTACTTCCTCGAGACGCTGGAGGCGAATGACCTCGATGTCGATGCCATCAAGCAGGAGGCAGAGACGCTGATGGAGAACAACGAGTTCGACGGCCCGTCGGATCTTTCGACCGTGCCTGACGAACTCGCCAGCGCGTTCACGACGACTGCAGAGCTCTCGCCAGAACAGCATCTCCGCATCCAGGATGCGTTCCAGGCCTTCTGTGACTCGGGCATCTCGAAGACGTGTAACCTTCCGAATGACGCGACCGTCGACGACGTTGAGGATGCATATCTCCTCGCGCTCGAGCTCGACGTGAAGGGCATGACCGTCTACCGTGACGGCTCGCGAGAGAATCAGGTCCTCACGACCCGACAGGACAACAAGCTCGATGATGAAGATGCAGAGCTCATCGAGGAGGTCGAGGAGGCGCTGGCGGACGATGATGACGACGACGTTCGCGAGCAGCTCGCACAGCTGGCTAGCTAA
- a CDS encoding homing endonuclease associated repeat-containing protein, translated as MSQQNRYSDEELLEQIRTCYERYGKCPARLFNEDDDFSSASGIARRFGSWSEAKSQAGIDEDLSSDTGRSKQYTDEEILAQLRQLEYEYGKCTTQLLQQQDDLVSPSVVIDRFDSWSEAKQAAGLESLDERKNNAGKEQQFSDESLLAAMVLCKQKHGKCTQRVFDDDDELPSSGVVRKRFGSWSEAKDRAGLDYTQPGNRIYSGEELLQQLRDCQERHGKCTASLFASDDDFASPEAVQRRFGSWNSGKEEAGLQ; from the coding sequence ATGTCGCAACAGAACCGGTATTCAGACGAGGAATTGCTCGAGCAGATTCGGACATGCTACGAGCGGTATGGGAAGTGTCCCGCTCGTCTGTTCAATGAAGACGACGATTTCAGCTCGGCAAGCGGAATAGCTCGCCGATTTGGCTCTTGGTCAGAAGCAAAGAGTCAGGCTGGAATCGATGAAGATCTGTCTTCTGACACCGGCCGAAGTAAGCAGTACACGGACGAAGAGATCCTCGCCCAACTTCGCCAACTGGAGTATGAGTACGGCAAGTGTACCACGCAGTTGCTACAGCAGCAAGATGATCTCGTCTCACCGTCGGTCGTGATCGACCGGTTCGACTCCTGGAGTGAGGCAAAGCAAGCTGCGGGCTTGGAGAGTCTTGATGAGCGGAAGAATAACGCGGGCAAGGAGCAACAGTTCAGTGACGAATCCTTACTGGCTGCGATGGTGCTGTGCAAGCAGAAGCACGGCAAATGCACCCAGCGTGTCTTCGATGACGATGACGAGCTCCCGTCATCGGGCGTTGTCCGAAAGCGGTTTGGCTCGTGGAGTGAGGCCAAAGATCGTGCCGGGTTGGATTATACACAACCTGGGAACCGGATCTACTCGGGCGAAGAGTTGCTCCAACAACTCCGTGACTGTCAAGAACGCCACGGGAAATGCACGGCATCGCTGTTCGCGAGCGATGACGATTTTGCGAGCCCTGAAGCGGTTCAGCGTCGATTTGGCTCGTGGAATAGCGGAAAGGAAGAAGCAGGACTGCAGTAA
- a CDS encoding orc1/cdc6 family replication initiation protein yields the protein MSEDTRQSTVDELLALDDDESSDEAESAGVFADKELLEVDNIPGSDRIVGRDDHITFLAKNLREMRRSGAAGVDNVLEWGETGTGKTLTARHVCERLESVTADTDDPIASVYLNPDPQSSCTSAWREIATQVNTKADTDINVPFSGLSAEHYRKKKLWPTVEEHFSGGLVVVIDEIDKFPEINEILYTLSRTKSKDGVEVPVTTIGISNDLDFRGDIESRVQSTLQPEHRTFTPYTTDQLVAILGNRRDAFRAGALADETIETTAELAAEEHGDARRAVQLLRKAGDLAEEQGDEQVTPQHVRDADELVEVEIAMNLVKGTPLAGKLLLFAICRLSRNNPDKEWFRTSEIHDVYQTLSRDTETEPKSYNRALDALNKHVTTGLLESRKQAGGDNGMFRTFSLQGDVGHTREGLINSTPELATLYGQ from the coding sequence ATGAGCGAGGACACGCGCCAATCGACCGTCGACGAACTGCTGGCACTGGACGACGACGAGAGCTCGGACGAGGCCGAGTCTGCCGGCGTCTTTGCCGACAAGGAACTACTCGAAGTCGACAACATCCCCGGCTCCGACCGGATCGTTGGCCGAGACGACCACATCACGTTCCTCGCGAAGAATCTTCGTGAGATGCGTCGCTCGGGCGCTGCTGGTGTCGACAACGTGCTCGAGTGGGGCGAGACCGGGACCGGGAAGACACTGACGGCACGCCACGTCTGTGAGCGACTCGAAAGCGTCACCGCCGACACGGACGACCCGATCGCGAGCGTCTATCTCAATCCCGACCCGCAGAGCTCGTGTACGTCGGCGTGGCGTGAGATTGCGACGCAGGTGAACACGAAGGCAGACACGGACATCAACGTCCCATTCTCCGGGCTCTCGGCCGAGCACTACCGGAAGAAGAAGCTCTGGCCCACCGTCGAGGAGCACTTCTCCGGTGGACTCGTCGTTGTCATCGACGAGATCGATAAGTTCCCGGAGATCAACGAGATCCTCTACACGCTCTCGCGGACGAAGTCGAAAGACGGCGTCGAGGTGCCGGTGACGACGATCGGGATCTCCAACGACCTGGACTTCCGTGGGGACATCGAGTCTCGCGTCCAGTCGACCCTCCAGCCGGAACACCGCACGTTTACTCCGTATACGACCGACCAGCTGGTCGCAATCCTGGGCAATCGTCGTGACGCATTCCGCGCGGGCGCGCTCGCGGACGAGACAATCGAGACGACGGCAGAGCTCGCAGCAGAAGAGCACGGTGACGCACGACGGGCAGTCCAGCTCCTCCGGAAGGCCGGCGACCTCGCCGAAGAGCAGGGTGACGAGCAGGTCACACCCCAGCACGTTCGTGATGCAGACGAGCTCGTCGAGGTCGAGATCGCGATGAATCTCGTGAAGGGAACACCGCTTGCTGGGAAGCTGCTACTGTTTGCGATCTGCCGGCTCTCACGGAACAACCCGGACAAGGAGTGGTTCCGGACGAGCGAGATCCATGACGTCTACCAGACACTCTCGAGAGACACGGAGACGGAGCCGAAGAGCTACAACCGGGCACTCGATGCACTGAACAAGCACGTCACGACAGGGCTGCTCGAGTCGCGCAAGCAGGCTGGTGGTGACAACGGGATGTTCCGGACGTTCTCACTCCAGGGTGATGTCGGGCACACGCGCGAGGGACTGATCAACTCGACGCCGGAGCTCGCAACGCTGTACGGACAGTAA
- a CDS encoding nucleoside 2-deoxyribosyltransferase domain-containing protein, whose amino-acid sequence MERKIYLAGPRERAGGGDWRDDVSQHVASSYSDIECTLFDPFEHNMDPERELEKIFEWDMQHVQQSDVVLVYRRPDYELSGASMEAFHAMRSGTAVVIWNAGRSMVPEFLEVVSDSVAQTMDEAIGLALGEREP is encoded by the coding sequence ATGGAGCGAAAGATCTACCTGGCGGGCCCCAGAGAGCGGGCTGGTGGCGGAGACTGGCGAGACGATGTCAGCCAGCACGTCGCGAGTTCGTATAGTGACATAGAGTGTACGCTCTTCGATCCATTCGAGCACAACATGGATCCAGAGCGGGAACTCGAGAAGATCTTCGAGTGGGACATGCAGCACGTCCAGCAGTCGGACGTGGTGCTTGTCTATCGGCGTCCAGACTACGAGCTGTCCGGTGCATCCATGGAAGCGTTCCACGCGATGCGCTCGGGGACAGCTGTCGTCATATGGAACGCAGGCCGGTCGATGGTTCCAGAGTTCCTCGAAGTCGTTTCTGACAGTGTCGCACAGACGATGGACGAAGCAATCGGGCTGGCACTCGGGGAGCGTGAACCATGA
- a CDS encoding DUF6378 domain-containing protein, with product MTSDIENYLSEFGVTIQTDGIMWELSTQWADRFAVSDMSCTYDGCHRSPLEQRNHSCILMVPLGGREGIKQWVCGKHALDVDDVHLCAVEWEQTDVATTVDVQRVANVRLGEATSTDDTDDTDDTDDTDERQTTANSGFEESHILKQAHDIVYDRPDTHGDPEDSFDRIAQMWAGYLGTDVDAVDVANMMVLLKVARSAEGHYHGDNWVDMAGYAENAARLAEDNWMGESV from the coding sequence ATGACATCGGACATCGAGAACTACCTCAGTGAGTTCGGCGTCACGATCCAGACTGATGGGATCATGTGGGAGCTCTCGACACAGTGGGCCGACAGGTTTGCCGTCTCGGACATGTCGTGTACGTACGACGGCTGCCATCGGAGCCCGCTCGAACAACGCAACCACTCCTGTATCCTCATGGTGCCACTCGGCGGTCGTGAGGGCATCAAGCAGTGGGTCTGTGGGAAGCATGCCCTCGATGTAGACGACGTTCATCTCTGTGCTGTCGAGTGGGAGCAGACCGATGTAGCGACGACCGTCGATGTACAGCGGGTCGCGAACGTGCGACTTGGAGAAGCCACGAGTACAGACGACACGGACGACACAGACGACACGGACGACACAGACGAGAGGCAGACCACAGCGAACAGTGGCTTCGAGGAGAGCCATATCCTCAAGCAGGCACACGATATCGTCTACGACCGGCCTGACACACACGGCGATCCGGAGGACTCCTTCGATCGCATCGCTCAGATGTGGGCTGGCTATCTCGGAACCGATGTCGACGCTGTCGATGTGGCCAACATGATGGTCCTGTTGAAGGTGGCGCGCTCGGCCGAGGGCCACTACCACGGAGACAACTGGGTCGATATGGCTGGCTACGCGGAGAACGCTGCTCGACTGGCAGAGGACAACTGGATGGGTGAGTCTGTATGA